cctctggcAACCTACACTGCCAAGCTTTCCAACCTCAAGCAAGGCTACCGCACAATCCCACTCCTGAACAAGGAAGGCGAACAATTCCTGTTCTCCACTCTCTTCGTCAAGATCCGCAAGGGTCCCGTGGAGGTGTTCATGGCTGATTATCAGGAAGAGGCCCCCAAGAACGGGAACAGACTCAAGAATATTGGCAGGAACGTCTTCAACCAATCCAACACGAGCCCCAAGTCAAGCATGGACAGCGGCCGTTCCTGAGAGCCCTTGCACACCCCctacagcaacaaaaaaaaactgGACTTTCCACTTCCCCCTTGTATCAATAACAGATTTGAACGGGTTTTCCTTCTGGCACAGCCATCTGAGCCGCTGTTTTCATCATTTTTCCACACATTTCTGTTTTCTGTTCAGGTTGAATCTATTATGAAATACCCGGTGGCTCATATCATGTATCATGGATAAACAgtgctggggttggagaggtagCTGTCTTGACAGCATTGTGTTTTATTTTTCTTCAACTTCTTTTTTCATGTGTGCTCTTCCCCCTGGAGGAGGAATGGTCTAACATGTGAGCACTTTTGGGCAAGGGAGGAATCATCAATTCACAGGAGCAGGGGTTTGCACGGgactggggggagggaaataTTTGCATGTATGTTTTGTGTGTAAACAATACCCGTTTGACACAAACAAAATATTTGATGAATGTCCTGGAGACGCATGGGTTACAAAATGGAAATGGGACTGGGGGTTTTATTCAGATTTAttgtttttctctttttcttttgttttttcttttgataCCAAGCATGATACCAAAGCATATTTTGGAAGATAGGGAAattgggaaagggaaggaggaggcatATGTGACAAACATGATTTTGAACTTTGGCGGCGCAAAAACCTTTTGAGGAacgggggttggtttgggtgggtgggtggctAGCTtaggtggtgtttgtggtttttttttttacattACATAGAGGAAATTCAAAGAGAAGATGAAAGCCACGAGATGAACAAACATATTTGGAcggaggttttttttttttttgtgatgatggttgctATTTTGCTTTGCAGGATTTCGTCTGGGAGTGTAACCTTGAGTGGGCTTGGGTTGTTATAagggtgtttgttgtgtgcTACGCAGCTGGAACAGAAGAGGTAGCAGGGGTTTTGGATTCATGATTATGACCGAGGGGAAGAGATATGGCATGGTTTCCATAAGGGCAAGGGGGTGTGTGTAATCTCTGGGAATTGTGAAATCATTTTCCTTCTAGCTGCTAGTCAGCGCACGAACTTCAttcattctttttttttctccctgTTTCTTACAAGTTCTCATCAGCATTCTCAAAAGATTCATAGGAACATGCATTTTGAGGAAGGCCATAATTGTCAGGGCATAGATGGGACAAACAACCCATGAAAAGAAGGGTTTACAAAGATTGGGGTTGACCAtttgtgtgtatgtgtgttgTGGGAGAGAGGCAAACTTGATATTTCATGGGTTCATACTACATTGGGGTACTACATCACAAGGATTAGGGAAGGAGGCTGTTTGTTTGGGGGAAGTCAGCTGCATAGCATAAGCATCATTATATACTCGTTGAGCGGCtcacgctgctgctgttacTCTACGATACCTATACCCATTCTAATCCGCTGTGAACATGCACCCCCCGACCCAACCCACCTTTTATTCCATATGCTCGTAGATGTTTTCTGTGATATTGTGGTAGGAGGAAATCCTCCGGggacggggggtggggagggcaAGCCATGATGAAACTGAAATGCCTTCAGGTAACTTGGAAATATACCTCTCTACCTTACCTCTGAGATCCACAAAACTCAACTACTACACTCGACTCTCTGCCAAAACCCATTTGTAGCATTTGCCCCCCAGAATAATCTCAGTAGGTGCCTGGCTCATTGTCGCGAGTCAATGACAATTGGAAGGTATGCGGTGATGATCAACTTCCATTGTCATCGACTCTCACACAGCCCGCCGTATTCCCACCGTATCTAACTAGGGTACCCAACATTTGCGGTATACACCACGAGCCAAACCACACAAGAAGCCATATTCAGTCATCAACTGTAGTACTCATATAGTAGCCGCGAAAAATAAGGGAGCACGACATCAAAGCTACAACTCCCTACCAAAGTCATTGACATCACCACTCTACATTCTCACTCCCTGATACCTACAGCCGCGCTGCTTCCGGACCTGACCCCGGCACGCCGGAAAGTCACGGGTACGGTAACATCCCTGACAGGGACAGGCAGCAAGGTGTGATTCAGCTATCAGCATCCAGCAACGAAAATTACCATAAACTTCAAGCAATTTCTCATCCTGTATCAGATTGATGTGATTGGTGGTAGAGCTGATCAGATGATCGAGATAGGAGTGACCCCTGGAAGAAATCACATGTAAACAATCGTGGCCTTCAGTCTTGAGCTGAAGCAATTGTACTGGTGATAGACATGTTGCCATGGAAAACTACAAGATGGAGATATTCATCACGGCGGCAGTAACATAACCTGGTGGGAGTTACTAGACTCAACGTACATAGTAATTGAGTAAAGTCTCGCTGCATTGCCTTGAGGCACTACGTACATCTAAGAATATCATCTATGAGCCTTCGCTATGCATAGCTACCGATAATAGTAGCTAATAGACCTAATGAGATCATAAGCACTCCTCCCCGAGTTTCAAGCATGCATCCCAAGATCAACTGTAGAGCCAAACCAAATCAATGAAAAAGCCTTTCACAGTCCAAGCCAAACAATAAAACTCACCGGCGAGCCCCCTCCTAGCCATCAACCCACTCAACGAGATCACCACTGACCTTCCAAAGCatcattcttcttctcagcttTCTCCTCGGTCTTCTCCTCGCCCCAACCATTAACACccttatcctcctcatcatccttcttGTTACCGAAGGTCTTCTTGGCCTGGGCAGACACAGTATACACAGTCATACCCGCCGACCCCAACTTTGTATCCACCATACCAGCCGTAAACTGGCCCATAAAGCGGGCGTAGTCTTCCGACTTGCGGATCTTGCACTTGCTACCCTCGGACTCAGCGTGCTGGGCCAGTGCTGCGTTTGTGTCAAACCATTTGGAACACACTGGGCACTGCACTTTGAAACCAGTGGTCGGATGTGTTAGAATGTGGTTTCGGAGACCATTGCTGGTGGGGAACGACTTGCTAGACAAAGCGTCACTACATAAGCTTATTAAATTGGGCCGTTTTGACGAGTCATACATGCACCTGTCCCTAGGACACCCGTACTTTCTGGTATACTGGTTATAGTACTGTTTGGGGTTCCAATTGGGGTTGCGAGGATCGTGTCTGTCGTAGACCGGTCTCTTCTCAGGCTCTCGCCAACCTTGAGCTTGCGCGGGGGCGGGACGCGCAGGAGCAAcagcgggggtggtggcaggaCCAGTGTAGCTCGGGAAGAGCACCCTCATGTCCCCAGCCTCACTTGACTGTTCCGAATGGTCGCTCCCCGGCCCAGTCAGCAAATCGCCCTTCTGACCAAACGACATCATCTGGAAGGCGACGGGATCCGGCTTGTGGCTGCTGTCAACCAGAGGAcggagagaggagagggtgtcGCCCGCGGTCTCGTCCTCCGTTGTGGAAAGATACTGGGTGTAATGGGCAGGACCCTTGTTACTGCCGCTCCAAGCGGTGAAAATGGCAACCTTGTTCTCATGTTGACCAGGCACCATCTGAAGCTGGCGGGCAAATCTCAAGGCTTTCTCTCGCTCCTCGTGGAATCTCTCATTGGAGATTGTGTTGCATCGGTTCTTTTCGATGTGATCCACGAAGCCGCTCATGCGAACAAAGGTGGCTTTGCAACCGGGGCAACCCATTTTCTGGTCAATCTGATGGAACTATATCTAGGGACTTAGCTAAGAGTAACGCGTGCAGTCAGCAGAGTCCTTACCTGCTTGTAGTGCATCTCGGCAGCACCCTCGGTGCGGAACATCATCATACATTTCTCGCTGTTGAGAGAAAGAGGTTAGGGACAAGCGGGGAAAACAAGAAGCCATAGACAAACCAGAAGTAGTGTCTGTTTCCCTTCGCATACTCCGTCTTCCAGTGATTGATCATCGTCTGCTTGTCATCGAACGAGGCCTTGCAGGTTTGGCAGATAAACTTCGACTCCTCTGGcttctccatctcgtccatgGTGTTAGACGACGACACCATGACCGTATAgatagaggaggaggcagaggaagaggaggaggagcaggaggaggaggaggatgatgatgatggagagcaTAAAGAACAAGtgtggaagagatggaagagTATAAAGAATAAGTTTGTCACGCGATTCCGACCTCAAAGAAGAtgagacgaggaagaggaagaagagttTAGTTGGGATGCAAGTTTCCAGCAGCAGGTAACCTAAATTTCAGAAGACAAAGGGCAAACAGAGTTTGGCTGACCGTGCAATGATTCGACTTCAACTGGCAGGTACATCCTTTTCACCGGTAGGCCGACGTTTTCCATTTTCAGCCGGTCGGCAATAGTGGGCAAATACCTATGAGGAAAGAACGATGATGCCAGTAAAGGCTCCCGCTACTTGTCAAAGACCGGAAGCATCAGATATGGCAATTGCGGGCAGACGGGACTGTACCTTATGATGTCTGGGATCTTGAGTGCTACGAGATCATGGGGAAGATCGGTCTAATATCATGTGTATATGGGGGCTACTGTGCAAGTTCTGTTCTGGCAGTATGTGTAGAGGTCTGATGCCTACCAGGTAGATGAGGTGAGTACATGTGGACAGACTTTCATGATTGATGATCCTAtctgttgttgtgtttgcCCAGCCACTTCAAGCAACCGCGCGGTAATACAACCATGACAATAACAATAAGTTCGGCAAACATACAAATCTTCACAATTGACATCAGAGAAGATACTACCGGTcacctacctaggtatgtTTGATCCATCAAGCTGCACACTCCCAACATCTCATCACAAGATGCTACTTCCTTCATCTTCACACTCTTCGCTGGCGATATCGCCCCCCATATCCAGATCCAAGCCTCAACCATCATGCCCGAACAAtagcatcctcctccttaaAACCAGACATTAAACAAGGCTGTATACCTAGGCCTGTGGATGTGGCTATTCGTAGTCAAGCCATGCAGCATATTTCACCCCTGACCCAGCACCTGTGCCCGATACAAACAAGGGGTGTTGTTACTTTAGATCCCAAAACCGATCAAAGATTTACAGATCGACGAATCACCCGCcctactccctccccatctccctgaTCTTCAGAAAGCCTTGCTTCACCCCCCAGCATTGTTGTCGCCAAACATGAAGCAATGCACGATGTGTTGTTTTATTCCTCAAGCTCAGGTGAGCTGATAGTGGCAAAACCCACACCCACGCCCAAGATCCTCCCCCTTCGTGAGCTCCTCTATACGGCAATTGATGGACTACATCACCCCCTACAgttcaacccaacccccaagcaTATTCTTTGTCACAGTAGGTAGCTTCATGTTAGGATTCCTCAtcgaaaaaagaaaaataagCCTGAATACGCAGTTTAAGGTGCAAGTAAGGAGAAGTAAGTAAAACACCAGCATTCGAACCACGTATCTCAACTAGTTATCGCCACTTTGGCTCTCATCAATTCCTTTCCCACACCTATGCAATGTAGGTACATATTCGACCGGTCTATACGTGACATACattcccaccacaaccaaaacccacaatCCTACATACGTCAGATCAATACCCTCCTAACGCAAGCCCATTACATACGCAGGATCCGGCTCTCCTAACCCAAtccacaaacccccccaTGTTATTCCTCATCCTGCCCCTAAAAATGCGCCTTGGCTTGATATTCCCTTCCAGTCACACATCTGATCCCAGGAAGTGAGTGGTTGTTGTCTCAATGCAATGCACCATGCAATGTGCGTACAATCATACCtacagccagccagccagccagcttgCGGCTGACCAACCAATCCCAGCCTTTTGTTCCAGGAATCCTTCCATTGTGCAGGAAATTGTCCAAGACATGTCTTCATGTTCGTTGGAATAAGCCCAAGGAGGGAACCAATATCAGTTCAGAGATCTCTTTCATGAGGTTTATGAGGGAACAATGACGCGGCTCTGCTGTCAGTTTCAGCCGCCTACTGGAGTTGCTCGTCCAGAAGCAGAAAGATCTCGGGC
The sequence above is a segment of the Podospora pseudocomata strain CBS 415.72m chromosome 2 map unlocalized CBS415.72m_2, whole genome shotgun sequence genome. Coding sequences within it:
- a CDS encoding uncharacterized protein (COG:S; EggNog:ENOG503P3R1), coding for MVSSSNTMDEMEKPEESKFICQTCKASFDDKQTMINHWKTEYAKGNRHYFCEKCMMMFRTEGAAEMHYKQFHQIDQKMGCPGCKATFVRMSGFVDHIEKNRCNTISNERFHEEREKALRFARQLQMVPGQHENKVAIFTAWSGSNKGPAHYTQYLSTTEDETAGDTLSSLRPLVDSSHKPDPVAFQMMSFGQKGDLLTGPGSDHSEQSSEAGDMRVLFPSYTGPATTPAVAPARPAPAQAQGWREPEKRPVYDRHDPRNPNWNPKQYYNQYTRKYGCPRDRCMYDSSKRPNLISLCSDALSSKSFPTSNGLRNHILTHPTTGFKVQCPVCSKWFDTNAALAQHAESEGSKCKIRKSEDYARFMGQFTAGMVDTKLGSAGMTVYTVSAQAKKTFGNKKDDEEDKGVNGWGEEKTEEKAEKKNDALEGQW